A window of Nicotiana tabacum cultivar K326 chromosome 24, ASM71507v2, whole genome shotgun sequence contains these coding sequences:
- the LOC107787070 gene encoding uncharacterized protein LOC107787070 encodes MVLQTQLGLNKHQPYAHEQNCYSDSSHGGSMQMTRPSGYSTMPYGQSTHNHMMMGHGGQHHGGHYGGHGHGHGGYYGSHGHHGAHMPHDSTNFSSSTSMIHSDGGYGSGMQQSAHMSSAMGMGSTNYHGHGYGGSHPSHYSQSQKFNWALKDLEE; translated from the coding sequence ATGGTTCTCCAAACTCAACTTGGGTTGAACAAGCACCAACCCTACGCTCACGAGCAAAACTGTTATTCCGACAGCAGCCATGGCGGCTCTATGCAAATGACAAGGCCTTCGGGCTATTCCACCATGCCATATGGTCAGTCCACTCACAATCACATGATGATGGGTCATGGTGGCCAACACCATGGCGGACACTATGGCGGTCATGGCCATGGCCATGGCGGATACTATGGTAGTCATGGACATCATGGGGCACATATGCCCCATGACTCCACCAACTTTTCAAGTAGCACCAGTATGATCCATAGTGATGGTGGCTATGGTAGTGGAATGCAGCAATCTGCCCATATGTCTTCGGCCATGGGCATGGGGTCGACGAATTACCATGGTCATGGTTATGGTGGCAGCCACCCTAGTCACTACAGCCAGAGCCAGAAGTTCAACTGGGCTCTTAAGGATTTGGAGGAATAA